The window TTTTAAAGTGCCCGAAGGCATGGATGACCGACTGGTTATCGCCGTGGACCCGATGCTGGCGACAGGCAACTCATCCGTCGCCGCTATTGATTTGCTCAAAGAAGCCGGCGCGACGAATATTCGCTTTTTGTGTTTGCTTGCCTCACCCGAGGGTATCGAGCGGATGAAAGAAGCGCATCCAGATGTGCCAATTGTCACCGCATCCGTCGATGATGGCCTGAATGAGTTGGGTTATATCATGCCTGGTCTTGGTGATGCGGGTGACCGGATGTTCGGCACCAAATAGCACATCAGCTCGCCCGTATCGATCCAGCCGCAAGCTGGAATGGTTCAGGTGAGTCTTAAATGCCAGCTAATCTGTTAAATTTGAGGCGATTGTTCACGCAATCGCTTTACTCAACAGGTTTGGTTTGACATTCTGCCACAATATTCTGTGGGGGCTCTCATGAAACTAACTAGACTTGTCACTATCGCATTAATCTTGGGGTCTGGCAGCATCGGCGCGCTTTCGGCGCAAAGTTTTCCAGGCAGCACTCCGTCAGAGTTCCCGCCGACGTCTTACAAGGGCAAGCAATACGTCGACAGCCAAGGCTGTGTGTTCATTCGTGCAGGTATTGACGGCAACGTGTCCTGGGTGCCGCGTGTCACGCGCAAGCGTACCGGCGTCTGCGGGTTCAAGCCGACCTTCGCAGGTGAAGTGACACCACCACCGGAGCCGGTAGAGACGGCCGCTGTGACGCAGATTACAAATCCCACACCCGCGCCGAAGCCAAAAGCGGTAGCCAAGCCAAAGCCAAAGCCGAAGGCAGTGGCCGCAGCCCCCAAGCCCAAACCGAAGCCCAAAGTCGTGCGTCAGGTTGCGCAGCAAGCGCCGCTGATCGTTGAAAAACCAATGCAGGCTCCGGCCCCGGTTCTGAAAACATCCCGGGTTGCGGTAGCGGGACAAACAGCATGCCCCAATCGGTCACCGATTGCGCAGCAATACATGCGGGCAGGGAGGTCTGCGGTACGTTGTGGCCCGCAAGCGGCGCCCATCGTCGGCGCACGTATTTCCAGCGCACCCACACCGCGAGCAGCCACCGCAAAGGTTTCGCAACGAAATGCGGCAACTGCGCAACGCCCTGTGCAGGTCTCCCCGACCACACGGATCGTGCCGCGGCACGTCGCGGTGAACCGTGTGAATACAACAAATGTCAAAGTCCCAAGTGGCTATAAAAGCGTTTGGGAAGATGATCGCCTGAACCCGAACCGTGCAGAG is drawn from Sulfitobacter sp. S223 and contains these coding sequences:
- a CDS encoding SPOR domain-containing protein; amino-acid sequence: MKLTRLVTIALILGSGSIGALSAQSFPGSTPSEFPPTSYKGKQYVDSQGCVFIRAGIDGNVSWVPRVTRKRTGVCGFKPTFAGEVTPPPEPVETAAVTQITNPTPAPKPKAVAKPKPKPKAVAAAPKPKPKPKVVRQVAQQAPLIVEKPMQAPAPVLKTSRVAVAGQTACPNRSPIAQQYMRAGRSAVRCGPQAAPIVGARISSAPTPRAATAKVSQRNAATAQRPVQVSPTTRIVPRHVAVNRVNTTNVKVPSGYKSVWEDDRLNPNRAEQSLAGHKAMTMIWTSTVPRRLINQASGADVTASVPLVYPYTDYVQQQRELGEVTIVKRNGQTLKRIVRSVTSIVDPEPGQARVATVPRKPVYSSRSTAPKASTQATAKRVQPKAEVAGRGYVQVGRFSDAASAQRQAKKIQRMGLPVRIGVSNRGGQTSRLVIAGPFAGERDVKRVINRLRSAGFNATAR